Proteins co-encoded in one Xyrauchen texanus isolate HMW12.3.18 chromosome 19, RBS_HiC_50CHRs, whole genome shotgun sequence genomic window:
- the LOC127659854 gene encoding synaptopodin — protein MECKHEPVRRGDSWGGPTATTSSTLNKAGTERSLEGTDFKESTLESHSTNILEKEDHCGVKGKPGLTSCIGQMERKTNLSRSASLSEKELKEARTKSQIIAAQLQANSNSKGVQLFNRRRQRVNAFTLVSVGGGGLEESKNVIDSTSDSPLTWDKQHSTLEAHKELNLRNSKTNHRWSAGRIRSTDMEDAHKVTHEDVAEDSGQERHFLPVNEKDEELSEENTEAVQDEITLRIDNITAVLDSACHDEAGVNREHTDSVDSNKEHLNGYSTQCNGKVSKPVTKQPSIINRTARPFFSPTTVGSSEAVSPVMDIPLAPSFQKPPTTTYVEPQPSNYPDPPFPVHARPVFSPLPPPTSYPTPPIPPYSSLPPPHTSHTPSAQPSSYYIRPSAPRPTFVPELLSEKRSTTPIKTGILDEGRIRRGTRKSMFTFQEKPKMAPNPELLSLVQGTDEKKKQKAQPDAAQEEELLALGAEASNFLAKEEDIHEEALVPEWASSLKSSRTHTRMEQKPEQALTNASGKGAELFAKRQTRMERYVHDKERRRSPSPTTSLPPSWVYPSNMPGRVKAIVNTSNISVQISKTLQSQQATHKKNIPAKTPAPAPPPEIPLENGCTKIEMELSRHQPYQLNSSLFIFNPMKDPYSSLSLPRAAPPPKPVMTCQSLSRQTSLPASTSLSLYSPSAANRSAHCFSPTITPLSPSTMGSISSPVSPLGPERVASPRSGAQAPRPTFSAKKVGITPQIKEETLDPVNSPDFTTQTSRMSNLTRRFTSPDVTSSAVWSPSSPLVTSTSSSLIYKPTPTTPSPRPIHKSITTCSSPSPIHKPIATSPSPGTLYKPTATSPLSPPWETRHKSPAITQDTKANHRLLAKNIINAAKRKNSPSPHALSVHSLPISPLSSGIVPYEHKPVSPFQPRMLGAQSPTLTSPSPTRMIHSPVRLYNTRSLTDSDASVESEDSGLRSSGVRSYNTCPRGWTGGLQVKRGSMPEDL, from the exons ATGGAGTGTAAGCATGAGCCAGTGAGGAGAGGGGACAGCTGGGGTGGTCCTACTGCCACAACATCCTCCACCCTCAACAAGGCTGGAACAGAGAGGTCCCTGGAGGGGACTGACTTCAAGGAAAGTACCCTGGAGAGCCATAGTACTAACATCTTGGAGAAAGAAGACCACTGTGGGGTTAAAGGAAAGCCAGGCTTGACTTCTTGCATCGGCCAGATGGAAAGGAAAACAa ACCTCAGCAGAAGTGCCAGTTTATCTGAGAAGGAGCTGAAGGAGGCCAGAACCAAGAGTCAAATCATTGCTGCTCAGCTCCAAGCCAATTCAAACTCAAAAGGTGTCCAGCTCTTCAACCGTCGCAGACAGAGAGTGAATGCTTTCACACTTGTGAGCGTTGGAGGAGGGGGACTGGAGGAATCCAAGAATGTTATTGATTCAACTTCTGACAGTCCACTGACATGGGACAAACAGCATTCAACTCTGGAGGCACACAAGGAGTTGAACCTCAGGAATAGCAAGACAAATCATAGGTGGTCAGCTGGCAGAATCCGCAGTACTGACATGGAGGATGCTCACAAGGTTACTCATGAGGATGTGGCGGAGGACAGTGGACAAGAAAGACACTTTCTCCCTGTCAATGAAAAGGATGAAGAGCTCTCAGAGgaaaatacagaagcagtgcAGGATGAGATTACTCTTAGAATTGACAATATCACTGCTGTTTTGGACAGTGCTTGTCACGATGAAGCTGGAGTAAATAGAGAACACACTGACTCAGTAGACTCCAATAAAGAACATTTGAATGGATACAGTACGCAGTGCAATGGTAAAGTATCCAAGCCAGTGACAAAACAGCCTTCCATCATAAACAGAACAGCTCGGCCATTTTTCTCTCCAACAACAGTTGGATCATCAGAGGCAGTAAGTCCAGTGATGGACATCCCTTTAGCCCCATCCTTTCAGAAGCCCCCTACAACAACATACGTTGAACCACAACCTTCAAATTACCCAGACCCACCTTTTCCAGTGCATGCAAGACCTGTGTTCTCTCCATTACCTCCTCCAACTTCATATCCAACCCCTCCAATCCCCCCCTACTCCAGCCTTCCTCCACCACATACATCCCACACTCCCTCAGCACAACCTTCTTCCTACTATATCCGCCCATCTGCCCCGAGACCCACATTTGTTCCTGAGCTCTTAAGTGAGAAGAGGTCTACAACACCAATTAAGACAGGCATCCTTGATGAAGGACGGATCCGCAGAGGAACCCGTAAGTCGATGTTTACATTTCAGGAGAAGCCCAAAATGGCACCAAATCCTGAGCTTCTCTCCTTGGTGCAGGGAACGGATGAAAAGAAGAAGCAGAAAGCCCAGCCAGATGCAGCGCAAGAGGAGGAGCTGCTGGCTCTCGGAGCCGAAGCCTCAAACTTTCTGGCTAAGGAGGAGGACATTCATGAGGAAGCTTTGGTGCCAGAATGGGCCTCGAGTTTGAAGAGCTCTAGGACGCATACCAGGATGGAGCAGAAGCCAGAGCAAGCCCTGACCAACGCTTCGGGGAAAGGAGCGGAACTGTTTGCCAAGCGCCAGACCAGGATGGAAAGGTATGTCCATGACAAGGAGCGGCGGAGATCACCTTCTCCTACCACATCCTTACCTCCTTCATGGGTGTATCCATCCAACATGCCTGGTCGAGTCAAGGCCATTGTGAACACCTCCAATATAAGTGTACAGATTTCAAAGACACTTCAATCTCAGCAGGCCACTCATAAAAAGAATATCCCTGCCAAAACACCAGCACCAGCGCCGCCTCCAGAGATACCCTTGGAGAACGGCTGCACTAAAATCGAGATGGAGCTATCAAGACATCAGCCCTACCAGCTCAATTCATCCCTCTTCATTTTTAACCCAATGAAAGATCCCTAtagctctctttctctccctagAGCTGCCCCACCTCCTAAGCCTGTCATGACCTGCCAGTCCTTATCCAGGCAAACCTCCCTTCCTGCAAGTACATCGTTGTCACTTTACAGCCCTTCTGCAGCCAACAGGTCGGCCCATTGTTTCTCTCCTACCATCACGCCACTCAGTCCCAGCACAATGGGCAGCATCAGTTCCCCTGTGTCTCCTTTAGGTCCAGAACGTGTAGCCTCACCTCGCTCTGGTGCCCAAGCTCCACGCCCCACCTTCTCTGCCAAGAAAGTCGGTATTACCCCACAG ATTAAGGAAGAGACCCTGGACCCAGTCAATAGCCCTGACTTCACCACCCAAACGTCCAGGATGTCCAACCTCACTCGACGTTTCACCAGTCCAGATGTGACCTCCAGTGCGGTCTGGTCACCCAGTAGCCCTCTTGTGACCTCAACATCCTCCAGTCTCATCTACAAGCCCACACCAACCACCCCTTCACCCAGACCCATCCACAAATCCATCACGACATGCTCTTCCCCAAGCCCCATCCACAAGCCTATTGCAACCTCTCCATCTCCTGGAACCTTATACAAGCCCACGGCCACCTCCCCCTTGTCTCCACCCTGGGAAACCAGGCACAAGTCCCCGGCCATCACCCAGGACACCAAAGCCAACCATCGCCTTTTGGCCAAAAACATCATCAATGCTGCCAAGCGAAAAAACAGTCCATCTCCTCATGCACTGAGCGTGCACAGCCTGCCCATCTCCCCACTGAGCAGCGGCATTGTCCCTTACGAACACAAACCAGTCAGTCCCTTTCAACCACGGATGCTGGGTGCTCAGTCGCCCACTCTTACCAGTCCCTCTCCCACCCGCATGATCCACTCTCCGGTGCGTTTGTACAACACCCGTTCACTTACCGACTCCGACGCCTCGGTTGAGTCAGAGGATTCGGGTCTGCGCTCTTCTGGTGTGCGCAGCTACAACACCTGCCCCCGTGGCTGGACCGGCGGTCTTCAGGTGAAGAGGGGAAGCATGCCTGAAGATCTGTAG